The following proteins are encoded in a genomic region of Mahella australiensis 50-1 BON:
- a CDS encoding extracellular solute-binding protein — MKRGFRFLSLVLAILMIASVMLACSNSDTTEDSASPSGEQGGSDEQASNGETTVPDSLNETGLPIVKEPITIKVMSNQSPGQANNADMPVIKKYEEMTGIHVEWELVPWDNTTERKNLALASQDYPDVFIRMFIDATDIVTYGSQQGVFIKLNDYIDKYAPNIKAFYEKNPDVARGLTAPDGGIYSFPRLIDPDFLSMRLGDRLWIRKGWMDKIGIKEPATTEELYNALKAFKEQDPNGNGQADEIPLTGQNLGSIIKNIKGAWGLGNRGNAANFVDMDESTNQLRFWPADEKYRDMVEYMRKLYSEKLLDQEIFTSGWDKVIAKANNGTIGAYAGWSPTLLTVTDYTGIGVLEGPQGDKIVPSLSPVAETPFMAVITDKNKYPEATVRWLDYMYSEEGIKLFNMGIEGETYTVDANGEYVFTDVITNNPNGLNQDQARSQYMPSVSGWPGITMQKYFKGSESTEPPMEAAEKSKPYIIKEVWPQFIFTTEENDRLVALKADIEGYVNEIQEQVINGKYSFDDEGWNNYVNQLKQMGLDEYLSIYKAAYDRYSQAQ; from the coding sequence ATGAAGCGCGGTTTTAGGTTTTTGTCTTTAGTGCTTGCTATTTTGATGATAGCATCTGTTATGTTGGCTTGTTCAAATAGCGATACTACCGAGGATAGTGCATCTCCGAGCGGTGAACAAGGTGGATCTGATGAACAGGCTTCCAACGGGGAAACGACAGTGCCGGATTCTTTAAATGAAACGGGTCTACCTATTGTAAAGGAGCCCATAACCATCAAGGTTATGTCAAACCAGTCGCCTGGCCAAGCCAATAACGCTGATATGCCTGTCATAAAGAAATATGAGGAAATGACCGGCATACACGTAGAGTGGGAATTGGTGCCGTGGGATAACACTACCGAAAGAAAGAATCTGGCATTGGCCAGTCAAGATTATCCTGATGTATTTATCAGGATGTTTATCGATGCTACCGACATAGTAACATATGGCAGTCAGCAGGGGGTATTCATAAAACTCAATGACTATATCGATAAATATGCGCCCAACATAAAAGCTTTTTATGAAAAGAACCCAGATGTAGCTAGAGGCTTAACCGCTCCTGATGGTGGTATTTATTCCTTCCCACGACTTATTGACCCCGATTTCTTATCGATGAGATTAGGAGATCGTTTGTGGATAAGAAAGGGTTGGATGGATAAAATAGGGATAAAAGAGCCGGCTACAACTGAGGAATTATATAACGCTCTGAAAGCATTTAAAGAGCAGGATCCGAATGGTAATGGCCAGGCAGATGAAATACCTTTGACAGGACAAAATTTAGGCAGTATCATAAAGAATATAAAAGGAGCGTGGGGCTTAGGCAACAGAGGAAATGCTGCTAATTTTGTAGATATGGATGAGAGTACCAACCAGCTCAGATTTTGGCCTGCAGATGAGAAGTATAGGGATATGGTAGAATATATGCGCAAACTTTACTCAGAAAAATTATTGGATCAAGAGATATTTACTTCTGGTTGGGATAAAGTCATAGCAAAAGCAAATAATGGTACAATAGGTGCTTATGCTGGTTGGAGTCCAACATTGCTAACAGTTACTGATTATACAGGTATAGGTGTGCTGGAAGGGCCGCAGGGCGACAAGATAGTACCTTCGCTATCTCCGGTTGCTGAAACACCGTTTATGGCTGTGATTACCGATAAAAATAAATATCCTGAGGCAACGGTAAGATGGCTCGATTATATGTATAGCGAAGAAGGTATCAAGCTATTCAATATGGGTATAGAAGGGGAAACATACACGGTGGATGCCAATGGGGAATATGTATTCACCGATGTTATAACTAATAACCCGAATGGTTTAAATCAGGATCAGGCTAGGTCGCAATATATGCCCTCGGTTTCCGGCTGGCCGGGGATTACAATGCAGAAATATTTTAAGGGTTCTGAATCTACTGAACCACCGATGGAAGCGGCTGAAAAGTCCAAGCCGTATATTATAAAAGAAGTATGGCCGCAATTTATATTTACCACTGAAGAGAATGATAGATTGGTGGCGTTGAAAGCAGATATAGAGGGCTATGTGAATGAGATTCAAGAGCAGGTTATAAACGGCAAATATTCGTTTGATGATGAGGGTTGGAATAACTACGTAAATCAGCTTAAGCAAATGGGATTGGACGAGTATTTAAGCATCTATAAAGCGGCTTATGACAGATACAGTCAAGCGCAGTAA
- a CDS encoding LacI family DNA-binding transcriptional regulator: MVTIKDVAKKAGVSISTASYALNNSGPVSAETKERVIKAAEELKYRPNGNARDLKSSKTNTIGLIVSDLAGPFFSELIRGVQEATLASGYDLMALSAIGGFDSTAAKFLKEKRTDAMIIFAHNLDDNLIKSAARQDMPIALLDRRLSSKYIINIEVDNFNGAYKAVEYLISLGYKRIAYISGSDDSYDNIKRFEGYKAALEAYGIGYAPKLCYKGNFIEAGGYQAAKLMLLQNDLPQGIFAANDEMAIGAMEAFDEAGLKVGKDIAIIGFDDIRLAQYVDPPLTTIKQPVYEMGCLAVRLLMQALQGDFPNEEEIILPAELIIRKSCGES, encoded by the coding sequence ATAGTTACTATAAAAGATGTAGCCAAAAAGGCCGGCGTTTCTATATCGACGGCATCATATGCATTGAATAACAGCGGTCCGGTAAGTGCTGAGACAAAAGAGAGGGTCATTAAAGCGGCGGAAGAGCTTAAATATCGTCCGAACGGTAATGCGAGGGATTTAAAATCGAGTAAGACCAACACGATAGGACTTATAGTTTCTGACCTTGCAGGTCCTTTCTTTTCAGAGCTTATAAGGGGCGTGCAGGAAGCGACGCTGGCCAGCGGATATGACCTTATGGCACTTAGCGCTATAGGGGGATTTGACAGCACCGCGGCCAAATTCTTGAAAGAAAAACGAACCGATGCCATGATCATATTTGCGCATAATTTGGATGATAATCTGATAAAATCGGCTGCACGGCAAGATATGCCCATAGCTTTGCTGGATCGCCGATTAAGCAGCAAATATATTATAAATATCGAGGTGGATAACTTCAATGGCGCTTATAAGGCTGTAGAATATCTTATATCTTTAGGATATAAGAGAATAGCATATATAAGTGGTAGCGATGATTCGTACGATAATATAAAGCGCTTTGAAGGCTATAAAGCGGCTTTAGAGGCTTATGGAATAGGGTATGCCCCGAAATTATGTTATAAGGGGAATTTCATAGAGGCAGGGGGTTATCAAGCCGCTAAACTGATGTTACTTCAGAACGATTTGCCTCAGGGAATTTTCGCCGCTAATGACGAGATGGCCATAGGGGCAATGGAAGCATTTGATGAAGCTGGCCTGAAGGTAGGCAAAGATATAGCCATCATAGGGTTTGACGATATAAGGCTGGCTCAATATGTCGATCCGCCGTTGACGACGATAAAGCAACCGGTGTATGAAATGGGTTGCCTGGCAGTACGCCTTTTGATGCAAGCTTTGCAGGGAGATTTCCCAAATGAGGAGGAGATTATACTCCCTGCCGAACTTATAATTCGCAAATCATGCGGTGAATCGTAA
- a CDS encoding DUF3189 family protein, which yields MKLIYTCYGGSHSSVTAAAIHLGYLPRKGMPTYGQFRAIPFYDEMDEDQLGKWVFMGTDEFNNDIYICGVKGDKDLAINAVYSYLNISGITADHIIMVDALITLHPLTSIGGYMSRHLRWVKLGRPLSIEGIMRTYGQFVELVDKVKEYEKKFL from the coding sequence ATGAAACTTATTTATACATGCTACGGCGGTTCTCATTCCTCTGTTACCGCTGCTGCTATACATTTGGGTTACTTGCCACGGAAGGGGATGCCGACATATGGACAATTCCGTGCTATTCCGTTTTACGATGAAATGGACGAGGATCAATTGGGTAAATGGGTATTTATGGGCACAGATGAATTCAATAATGATATATATATATGCGGCGTCAAAGGTGATAAGGATTTGGCCATAAATGCTGTATATAGTTATCTTAATATATCAGGCATAACTGCTGACCACATAATAATGGTCGATGCATTGATAACACTTCATCCGCTTACATCCATAGGCGGATATATGTCACGGCACTTAAGATGGGTAAAACTGGGCCGGCCGCTCAGCATAGAGGGTATTATGCGTACATATGGTCAGTTTGTGGAACTTGTGGACAAGGTAAAAGAATATGAGAAAAAATTTTTGTGA
- a CDS encoding carbohydrate ABC transporter permease, whose product MNNRLIESRSDKAFDIVNGFLLVLITVIVLYPLIYVVSASFSDPMKVLNGEIILLPKGINLDAYKKVFADNEIISGYWNTILYTLVGTAVNVILSIITAYPLSRKDLRGGNIFMGLFTFTMFFSGGLVPTYLIIRDLGLIDNFWVMVLPGAISIYNVIIMRTYFQSSIPFELQESAMLDGCSNWRILWSIILPLSMPIIAVMVLFYGVGHWNSYFDALIYLRDQAKYPLQLVLRKILVQNQMQQLMNSASESIAQQQVLAEGIKYATIVVASVPVLIIYPFLQRYFVKGVMIGAIKG is encoded by the coding sequence ATGAATAATAGGCTTATAGAGTCAAGGAGCGATAAGGCTTTTGATATAGTAAATGGATTTTTATTAGTATTAATAACGGTAATAGTATTATATCCTCTAATATATGTTGTCAGCGCTTCTTTTAGTGATCCAATGAAGGTTTTAAACGGTGAGATAATACTTTTGCCCAAAGGTATTAATCTTGATGCTTACAAGAAGGTTTTTGCGGATAATGAGATTATTTCCGGTTACTGGAATACCATACTCTATACGTTGGTGGGCACGGCAGTAAATGTTATATTGTCTATTATTACAGCGTATCCGTTATCGCGAAAGGATCTTCGTGGTGGGAACATATTTATGGGATTGTTTACTTTTACGATGTTTTTTAGTGGTGGATTGGTGCCGACTTACCTAATTATAAGGGATTTGGGATTGATAGATAATTTTTGGGTTATGGTACTGCCAGGGGCTATTTCTATATACAATGTTATAATCATGAGGACGTACTTTCAGTCCAGCATACCGTTTGAACTTCAGGAATCAGCTATGTTGGATGGATGCTCAAATTGGAGAATATTATGGAGCATAATTTTACCTTTGTCAATGCCCATAATAGCTGTTATGGTACTATTCTACGGGGTGGGTCATTGGAATTCCTATTTTGACGCACTTATCTATTTGAGGGACCAAGCTAAATATCCATTGCAACTGGTCTTAAGGAAAATATTAGTTCAGAATCAAATGCAGCAGCTCATGAATTCAGCAAGTGAGTCGATAGCTCAGCAGCAGGTGTTGGCTGAAGGTATAAAGTACGCTACTATAGTTGTCGCTAGTGTACCTGTACTGATTATATATCCGTTTTTGCAAAGATACTTTGTTAAAGGTGTTATGATAGGTGCTATTAAGGGATAG
- a CDS encoding DUF1614 domain-containing protein: MTFGLVALIAVAILIVFGVAQRVLDKLRLSDTAALLFVGAMIVGTFIPDIPLGFGMSINIGGGIVPIILAVYLLAKAETSTERNRAIIASFIAGAAVFLVGRLFPSEPETMPIDPMYIYGIMAGLIAYLLGRSRRSAFIAGIMGMIIADVAQGLTNLASGITGPVSIGGAGMFDATVISGLLAVLLAELVGESREKLQGGTAKKDMGYDKGHFTSMLGQDQEISDELSTPDIGPDSSCSVVEVCSDDDNIIITPVQEGNEDENK; the protein is encoded by the coding sequence ATGACTTTTGGATTGGTAGCGCTTATAGCCGTAGCCATTTTAATAGTATTCGGTGTGGCGCAGAGAGTGTTGGATAAGCTACGGCTGAGCGATACGGCGGCTTTGCTGTTTGTGGGGGCTATGATAGTAGGCACATTTATACCAGATATACCGTTGGGGTTCGGTATGTCGATAAATATAGGCGGCGGTATAGTGCCTATAATATTGGCAGTATATCTACTGGCAAAAGCTGAAACGTCAACCGAGCGCAATAGGGCTATAATAGCGTCCTTTATAGCAGGTGCAGCCGTATTTCTCGTGGGGCGTTTATTTCCTTCCGAGCCGGAGACTATGCCTATAGATCCCATGTATATTTACGGTATAATGGCCGGCCTTATAGCATACCTTTTAGGTCGCTCGCGTCGTTCAGCCTTTATAGCCGGTATTATGGGAATGATCATAGCAGATGTTGCGCAGGGATTGACCAATCTGGCTTCAGGCATTACGGGGCCGGTTAGCATAGGCGGTGCGGGCATGTTCGACGCCACGGTTATATCCGGCTTGTTGGCTGTTTTGTTAGCAGAATTGGTCGGGGAGAGCCGCGAAAAGTTACAAGGCGGTACGGCAAAAAAAGATATGGGCTACGATAAAGGCCATTTCACCAGTATGCTGGGTCAAGATCAGGAGATCAGCGATGAATTATCAACACCGGATATAGGACCTGATAGTTCGTGTAGTGTGGTAGAAGTCTGTTCCGACGACGATAATATCATCATTACGCCAGTTCAGGAGGGAAATGAAGATGAAAATAAATAA
- a CDS encoding ABC transporter permease: MDRGIGKNSTMRYAIRNYDLYIMLIPAILYFLIFHYLPMYGVQLAFKDFVATKGIWGSPWVGFKHFERFFNGYNFGRLMANTLGISLYSLAVGFPIPIILAIMMNELRNGVIKNTVQTITYAPHFLSTVVVAGMIISFLSPSNGIVNKLIVALGGQPIYFMIEPAWFKTIYVLSDVWQHMGWNSIIYMAALAGIDPELHEAAIVDGASRMKRIWHIDLPGIMPTVVILLILNVGSIMNVGFEKVFLLQNNLNMPASDVISTYVYRMGILGAQYSFSTAVGLFNSVINFILLIIVNTISRRVNDVSLW, from the coding sequence TTGGATAGGGGTATTGGCAAGAACTCTACTATGAGATATGCGATAAGGAATTATGATCTTTATATAATGTTAATTCCGGCAATATTGTATTTCCTTATATTCCATTACCTGCCTATGTATGGCGTGCAATTGGCATTTAAAGATTTCGTAGCTACTAAGGGCATATGGGGTAGCCCTTGGGTAGGATTTAAGCATTTTGAACGATTTTTTAACGGCTATAATTTTGGGCGTCTTATGGCGAATACGTTGGGTATAAGCTTATATAGTTTAGCAGTTGGATTTCCTATTCCTATAATATTAGCTATAATGATGAACGAATTAAGAAACGGCGTTATAAAGAATACTGTGCAGACTATAACATATGCACCGCACTTCCTTTCTACAGTAGTTGTAGCAGGGATGATAATTTCATTTCTTTCGCCAAGTAATGGCATAGTCAATAAACTGATTGTAGCTTTAGGGGGACAACCTATATACTTTATGATAGAGCCTGCATGGTTCAAAACGATATATGTATTATCGGACGTATGGCAGCATATGGGATGGAACTCGATTATATACATGGCTGCATTAGCTGGCATTGATCCCGAGCTGCACGAGGCTGCTATAGTCGATGGGGCTAGCAGGATGAAACGGATTTGGCATATAGATTTACCTGGGATAATGCCTACGGTTGTTATACTTTTAATCCTAAATGTCGGGAGCATAATGAACGTGGGCTTTGAAAAGGTGTTCTTGCTGCAAAACAATCTGAATATGCCAGCGTCCGATGTTATATCGACATATGTATACAGGATGGGTATATTAGGAGCGCAGTACAGTTTTTCTACTGCCGTAGGTCTGTTTAATTCTGTGATAAATTTCATACTTTTGATTATAGTAAATACTATTTCGCGTCGCGTCAATGACGTGAGCCTGTGGTAA
- the spoIIP gene encoding stage II sporulation protein P — translation MKINKLVVSVLICLSLVIGNIQMLVKADDWYGEEEKYFTIYDQDDKELFMIAWDVSKDDEYLSSDNKRYRIISVDQQNHTAKAEYIETITLPDVDVSMIDDVEAVMAQQGDDKKIAMYCTHSDESYIPSDGTSSKPEKGGIYDVAEAFKAGLEKHGVKVNLDETSHVPHDAGAYRRSRRTALQLIRKTQPAATFDIHRDAVPHTQYVTTVAGENAAKVRIVIGRRNPNRKANEALAYKIKALADKTYPGMVKDIYYGKGDYNQDLSPRSLLFEFGTYDHTKERAENSAKIFANVVSTAIFGGSVKSPETGQTAKTKPAQKSDAGTGSGIIWWIVGIAVVGGIFLFVSSGSKEMFSKIKNNWTSFLGRNKK, via the coding sequence ATGAAAATAAATAAGTTGGTTGTATCGGTTCTGATATGTTTGTCGCTGGTAATCGGAAATATACAAATGCTTGTAAAAGCAGACGATTGGTATGGTGAAGAAGAAAAATATTTTACGATATATGACCAAGATGACAAAGAACTTTTTATGATCGCATGGGATGTGTCCAAAGATGACGAATATCTGAGCAGCGATAATAAGAGGTATCGTATAATATCGGTAGACCAGCAAAATCATACTGCTAAAGCGGAATATATAGAGACCATAACGCTGCCGGATGTAGATGTATCCATGATAGATGATGTGGAGGCCGTTATGGCACAACAAGGCGATGATAAGAAGATAGCCATGTATTGCACGCATAGCGATGAGTCTTATATACCCAGCGACGGCACTTCGAGCAAACCGGAAAAAGGCGGTATATATGATGTGGCCGAGGCTTTTAAGGCTGGTTTGGAAAAGCACGGCGTTAAGGTGAATTTAGATGAAACATCACACGTGCCGCATGATGCGGGAGCATATAGGCGTTCACGGCGCACGGCGCTTCAGCTTATACGTAAAACCCAACCGGCCGCTACATTTGATATACACAGAGATGCTGTACCTCACACGCAGTACGTTACCACAGTAGCCGGCGAAAATGCCGCAAAGGTGCGCATTGTCATAGGCCGCCGCAATCCCAATAGGAAGGCCAACGAGGCACTGGCCTATAAGATAAAGGCATTAGCTGACAAGACATATCCTGGTATGGTCAAGGATATATACTATGGTAAAGGCGACTATAATCAGGACCTTTCGCCCAGATCGCTGCTTTTCGAATTCGGCACTTATGATCATACAAAAGAAAGAGCAGAAAATTCGGCAAAAATTTTTGCGAACGTGGTATCGACAGCAATATTCGGCGGCAGCGTTAAATCGCCCGAAACAGGCCAAACCGCTAAGACCAAACCGGCCCAAAAGAGCGATGCCGGCACAGGCAGCGGTATCATATGGTGGATTGTAGGTATTGCTGTGGTAGGCGGCATATTCCTGTTTGTGAGTTCGGGCAGCAAGGAAATGTTCAGCAAAATAAAGAATAATTGGACCAGCTTTTTGGGGCGCAATAAAAAGTAG
- a CDS encoding DUF3189 family protein — MKIIYHSYSPSYAAAVAAAMHIGILPGEYVPDNKQILSIPYFGRKYASCFGLFIYVGIDEGYNEVYILGTKNNISVVRNELVSVDYILHMDEGVYYADVSGLDINISLPEQLYYMLLKKRYSAFIKAVSYVKNQISV; from the coding sequence ATGAAAATAATATACCATAGCTATTCACCCTCATATGCCGCTGCGGTGGCTGCTGCTATGCATATTGGCATATTGCCTGGAGAATATGTACCAGACAATAAGCAGATATTAAGTATACCATATTTTGGGAGAAAATACGCCTCGTGTTTTGGTCTGTTTATATATGTAGGAATAGATGAAGGCTACAATGAGGTATATATATTAGGCACTAAGAATAATATTTCTGTTGTAAGAAACGAGCTGGTTTCTGTCGATTATATATTGCATATGGACGAAGGGGTATATTATGCTGATGTAAGTGGGTTAGACATAAATATATCCCTTCCTGAGCAATTGTATTATATGCTACTGAAAAAGCGATATAGCGCGTTTATAAAAGCGGTAAGTTATGTGAAGAATCAAATCTCAGTATAA